From Vitis vinifera cultivar Pinot Noir 40024 chromosome 14, ASM3070453v1, a single genomic window includes:
- the LOC100243532 gene encoding kinesin-like protein KIN-14U: MFVSTEKEQISLPLENGGESFKSTSPAGSYPDSLNGFPAGTELCDPVPVPALYTDVTVVPEQEKQELEQTISTLEGEIAGLRLQHRSLDRTRREALNKILDIKGSIRVFCRVRPILLTDRRRIHQPISTELEKIVVRSGGSRKEFSFDKVFPQEASQEDVFVEVEPILRSALDGHNVCILAYGQTGTGKTFTMDGTNDQLGIAPRALVQLFHNASLDKSSSYTFSMSMLEVYMGSLRDLLAPKSFSRAYETISRCNLNIQTDPKGLVEIEGLSEVPISDFTKASWWYTKGRRVRSTSWTNVNEASSRSHCLTRITIFRRGVASEAKAEVSKLWMVDLGGSERLLKTGATGQTLDEGRAINLSLSALGDVIAALRRKRGHVPYRNSKLTQILKDSLGDGSKILMLVHVSPFEEDIGETTYSLSFAKRARAVESTKELPEDLKKQKEKRIAKLEEEMREAEEECQKVRNQIQKAEFLLNENKRLFSSTYQPPEDEGKAPASPKGALVQVSRASLTFEKTTRRKFSNSMPRFMNSTVASRQRLGAAEKEIDSRANSSRTGTRSSIQFSGSQSLSYSDLRFKSILRSNKKSRYGETNTPAMESPKCSDLDSKTTSMPRSKIVTSSNPNLRVTLSRHRRRMSDFI, encoded by the exons ATGTTCGTTTCTACTGAGAAAGAACAGATCTCACTGCCTTTGGAGAATGGGGGGGAGTCATTTAAGTCAACTTCCCCAGCAGGATCATACCCGGATTCCCTTAATGGGTTTCCGGCGGGTACTGAATTGTGCGATCCGGTTCCTGTTCCTGCCCTCTATACTGATGTGACTGTTGTTCCTGAGCAAGAAAAGCAGGAGCTTGAGCAAACAATTTCTACTCTAGAAG GAGAAATTGCTGGATTGAGGTTGCAGCATCGGTCTTTGGACCGGACGCGAAGAGAAGCACTGAATAAGATCTTAGATATAAAAG GCAGCATTAGAGTGTTTTGTCGAGTTAGACCAATTCTATTGACAGATAGGAGAAGAATTCACCAACCCATCTCTACTGAATTGGAGAAGATAGTGGTTAGATCAGGGGGAAGTAGGAAAGAGTTCAGTTTTGATAAGGTGTTCCCACAAGAAGCAAGCCAAG AAGATGTTTTTGTTGAGGTCGAGCCAATTCTTAGGTCGGCACTGGATGGGCACAATGTATGTATATTAGCTTATGGTCAAACTGGCACTGGCAAGACATTTACAATG GATGGTACAAATGATCAGCTGGGAATTGCTCCTCGAGCCCTTGTTCAGCTCTTCCATAATGCCTCTTTGGATAAATCATCGTCTTATACCTTTTCAATGAGCATGTTGGAGGTTTACATGGGTAGTCTGAGAGATTTGCTGGCTCCCAAATCATTTTCCAGAGCATATGAAACCATATCAAGATG CAATCTCAACATTCAAACAGATCCAAAGGGATTGGTCGAAATTGAGGGTCTCTCAGAAGTGCCAATTTCTGATTTTACAAAAGCAAGTTGGTGGTATACCAAGGGGAGACGGGTTAGATCTACTTCATGGACTAACGTGAATGAAGCATCTAGCAGGTCTCATTG CTTAACGAGGATCACCATTTTTCGGCGTGGGGTTGCTTCGGAAGCTAAAGCAGAAGTAAGCAAACTGTGGATGGTTGACCTTGGAGGAAGTGAAAGATTGTTAAAGACAGGTGCCACTGGTCAGACACTAGATGAAGGAAGGGCTATAAATCTCTCTCTTTCAGCTCTTGGTGATGTCATTGCAGCCCTGAGAAGGAAGCGAGGCCATGTCCCCTATAG AAATAGCAAGCTAACTCAAATTCTCAAGGATTCCCTTG GGGACGGTTCAAAGATCTTGATGCTTGTGCATGTAAGCCCATTTGAAGAAGATATCGGGGAGACAACCTATTCCTTGAGCTTTGCAAAGAGAGCAAGAGCAGTGGAGTCCACTAAAGAGCTCCCTGAG GACTtaaagaagcaaaaggaaaagagaattgCCAAGCTtgaagaagagatgagagaagCTGAAGAAGAATGTCAGAAAGTTAGGAATCAAATACAAAAGGCTGAGTTCttgttaaatgaaaacaaaaggctCTTCTCTTCCACATATCAACCTCCTGAAGATGAAGGAAAGGCCCCTGCAAGCCCTAAGGGAGCTCTTGTACAAGTTTCTAGAGCATCTCTAACATTTGAGAAAACGACtagaagaaaattttctaattctaTGCCTCGATTCATGAATTCCACCGTGGCAAGTCGCCAAAGGCTAGGTGCTgcagaaaaagaaattgatagCAGAGCAAACAGTTCAAGAACTGGGACTCGAAGCTCAATCCAATTCTCAGGTTCCCAGTCCCTCAGTTATTCAgatcttcgtttcaaatccattttaagatcaaataaaaaatcaagatatGGGGAAACGAATACTCCTGCCATGGAGAGTCCCAAATGCAGTGATTTGGATTCTAAGACAACCTCCATGCCTCGGAGCAAGATCGTCACTTCTTCCAATCCAAACTTGAGAGTTACACTTTCCCGTCACAGAAGAAGGATGTCTGATTTTATCTAG